The following coding sequences are from one Nicotiana tabacum cultivar K326 chromosome 1, ASM71507v2, whole genome shotgun sequence window:
- the LOC107803830 gene encoding uncharacterized protein LOC107803830, with translation MHYTSTSINAGEEPPPLPLPPPPLVSNDISPANFFMQPNISMLNNQSPLYNNSQVGCDNIDWAALFSSSTNNGIDAEYFMHRTAPVSNNTEPTTMPNVSITPRNIMMEDEQQQQQQQQQHGGYCRDKGKFRKRKYVPPRIAFHTRSTEDILDDGFKWRKYGQKAVKNSTHPRSYYRCTHHTCNVKKQIQRLSKDTSIVVTTYEGIHNHPCEKLMETLSPILKQLQFFARF, from the exons atgcattatACTTCAACGTCCATAAACGCCGGCGAAGAACCGCCACCTCTGCCTCTTCCGCCGCCACCTTTAGTATCAAACGATATATCTCCGGCCAACTTCTTCATGCAACCTAATATTTCTATGTTGAATAATCAGTCGCCACTGTACAATAACTCGCAAGTTGGTTGTGATAATATTGATTGGGCTGCGCTTTTTTCGAGTTCAACTAATAATGGTATTGACGCAGAATATTTTATGCATCGGACTGCTCCCGTTAGTAATAATACTGAGCCAACAACTATGCCAAACGTGTCGATAACTCCTAGAAATATTATGATGGAAgatgaacaacaacaacagcagcaacaacaacaacatggtGGATATTGTAGAGACAAAGGAAAGTTTAGGAAGAGAAAATATGTACCACCTAGGATTGCATTTCATACGAGGAGCACTGAGGATATTCTTGATGATGGATTTAAGTGGAGAAAATATGGTCAGAAAGCTGTCAAGAATAGCACCCATCCAAG GAGTTACTATCGATGTACACATCACACATGCAATGTGAAAAAGCAAATTCAAAGACTTTCAAAGGATACAAGTATCGTGGTGACAACTTATGAAGGAATTCATAACCATCCTTGTGAAAAGCTAATGGAGACATTAAGTCCAATTTTAAAACAACTTCAGTTTTTCGCCAGATtttaa